In the genome of Photobacterium sp. TY1-4, one region contains:
- a CDS encoding TRAP transporter substrate-binding protein: protein MMFNKNKLLPIFTAVSLAVAAPAALAKNFKMALGDAAGGTQWEMGSKFAELLEKKTNGKTTVDLFPNGQLGNEQDTVNNAAIGLLDFSVLAINNVTPFSPSVGLLTMPYVIQSADEAKLLTQGEIGQELVENTIRDAGVRIVGWAYSGFRVLTNSKRPVKSPEDLKGLVIRVPRNEIMISAYQAWGVNPTPMAWSETFTGLQQGVVDGQDNPYITIHAMKFNEVQKYVTNIRYIFSLEPLIVSESIFQSQSPEMQQTILAAGKEATEYSFNYLQTTEQKIRDELAAKGMVFTDPANGEQAWIEKVTEAVWPKFYASIGGKEKLDTALAVLGR from the coding sequence ATGATGTTCAATAAAAATAAGCTTCTACCGATATTTACGGCAGTCAGCCTGGCTGTTGCTGCACCTGCAGCGCTGGCCAAGAACTTCAAGATGGCGCTGGGGGATGCTGCTGGCGGGACTCAGTGGGAAATGGGGAGCAAGTTTGCCGAACTGCTGGAGAAGAAAACCAACGGCAAGACAACCGTGGATCTGTTTCCCAACGGGCAACTCGGCAATGAGCAGGATACGGTCAACAATGCGGCGATTGGCCTGTTGGACTTTTCCGTGCTGGCGATTAATAACGTGACGCCGTTTTCACCCAGTGTCGGTCTGCTCACCATGCCTTATGTCATTCAGAGCGCGGATGAAGCCAAGTTACTGACCCAAGGTGAGATTGGTCAGGAGCTGGTGGAGAATACCATTCGCGATGCCGGGGTACGCATTGTCGGTTGGGCTTATTCCGGGTTCCGGGTCCTGACCAACTCCAAACGTCCGGTGAAATCTCCCGAGGATCTGAAAGGCTTGGTGATCCGGGTGCCGCGCAATGAAATCATGATCTCAGCCTATCAGGCCTGGGGCGTGAACCCGACGCCAATGGCCTGGTCTGAAACCTTTACCGGGTTGCAACAGGGCGTGGTCGATGGTCAGGACAACCCGTATATCACCATTCATGCGATGAAATTCAACGAAGTCCAGAAATACGTGACCAATATTCGCTACATCTTCTCGCTTGAGCCGTTGATTGTCAGTGAATCAATTTTCCAATCGCAATCGCCAGAGATGCAGCAAACCATCCTGGCGGCTGGCAAAGAAGCGACCGAATACAGTTTTAACTACCTCCAGACGACCGAGCAGAAAATCCGCGATGAGCTGGCGGCCAAGGGGATGGTCTTTACCGATCCGGCCAACGGCGAGCAGGCCTGGATTGAGAAAGTGACCGAGGCGGTCTGGCCGAAATTCTATGCCAGTATCGGCGGCAAAGAAAAACTCGATACCGCGTTGGCTGTGTTAGGGCGCTAA
- a CDS encoding NAD(P)/FAD-dependent oxidoreductase, with amino-acid sequence MSVLAEEKQQDVVRSASAPAGARQRATQASSSYDPAYDPLVQATPGQGAEYAPTYWVGTAGEPPADDGPITCDVDVDVAIIGSGFTGLTAAIFLAEKYGIKATVLEANRASWGCSTRNGGQAQCASGRLKRSQWIERWGLDTALKMHEECLEGMATFKDLIKDIDCEPQPGGHLYVAHRDRVMPALEKEAKLLRDTFHYDAQILDAETVKNQFVGDQEACGAMHEPEGIGIHAGKLAFGYLKKARALGATVHPASPVTGWETKNGIHYLQTPGGVVKARAVGVATGGYTSQGLHRELKNRMLPILSNSMVTRPLTEAELEACQFHTNQVITDTRVLRHYYRLLPDNRVQIGTRSAITGRAAPEQKYEAMLKADLVRKFPALDGIQVDYSWWGWVDVSHDMMPRIYQPNAGESIYYALGYGGNGVMYSAQAGKRLAQWIAGDAEHLDLPIFQSKLPFPNLREMVESEAFAPFRRFGQRFLYRWYHLQDEVL; translated from the coding sequence ATGAGTGTACTGGCGGAAGAAAAACAACAGGATGTCGTCCGATCTGCATCAGCCCCGGCGGGTGCCCGACAGCGGGCAACGCAAGCGTCTTCTTCGTACGATCCGGCTTACGATCCGCTGGTGCAGGCCACGCCGGGTCAGGGCGCTGAATATGCACCGACCTACTGGGTCGGAACGGCGGGAGAGCCGCCTGCCGATGACGGACCGATCACCTGCGATGTGGATGTCGATGTGGCGATTATCGGTTCCGGATTTACCGGCCTGACGGCGGCGATTTTCCTGGCGGAAAAATACGGCATCAAGGCAACGGTGCTGGAAGCCAACCGGGCCAGCTGGGGTTGCAGTACCCGGAACGGCGGACAGGCCCAGTGTGCTTCCGGGCGTTTGAAGCGCTCGCAGTGGATTGAGCGCTGGGGACTGGATACCGCGCTGAAAATGCATGAAGAGTGCCTGGAGGGCATGGCGACGTTCAAAGATCTGATCAAGGATATTGACTGTGAGCCACAGCCCGGCGGTCACCTGTATGTCGCCCACCGGGACCGGGTGATGCCGGCGTTGGAAAAAGAAGCCAAGTTGCTGCGAGATACCTTTCACTATGACGCTCAGATCCTTGATGCCGAGACGGTGAAAAACCAGTTTGTCGGCGATCAGGAAGCCTGCGGGGCGATGCATGAGCCGGAAGGGATTGGGATCCATGCCGGTAAGCTGGCCTTTGGCTATCTCAAGAAGGCCCGTGCCCTGGGCGCAACGGTGCATCCGGCCAGCCCGGTGACGGGCTGGGAAACCAAGAATGGGATTCATTACCTTCAAACGCCGGGGGGCGTGGTCAAAGCCCGCGCCGTTGGGGTTGCCACCGGTGGCTATACCTCGCAGGGACTGCATCGTGAGCTGAAAAACCGCATGCTACCGATCCTGTCGAACTCCATGGTCACCCGGCCGCTGACCGAAGCGGAGCTGGAAGCCTGTCAGTTTCACACCAATCAGGTGATCACCGATACCCGGGTCTTGCGTCATTACTACCGTTTGTTGCCGGACAACCGGGTCCAGATCGGCACCCGCAGTGCGATCACCGGCCGGGCGGCGCCGGAACAGAAGTATGAAGCCATGCTCAAGGCCGATTTGGTGCGCAAATTCCCGGCGCTGGATGGGATCCAGGTCGATTATTCCTGGTGGGGATGGGTGGATGTCAGCCATGACATGATGCCGCGTATCTACCAGCCTAATGCCGGCGAGTCGATCTACTACGCCTTGGGTTACGGCGGCAACGGGGTGATGTACTCGGCACAAGCGGGCAAGCGGCTCGCCCAGTGGATTGCCGGGGATGCTGAGCATCTCGACTTGCCGATATTCCAGTCGAAACTACCGTTCCCGAATCTCCGGGAAATGGTGGAATCGGAAGCCTTTGCGCCGTTCCGTCGGTTCGGGCAGCGGTTCCTTTATCGCTGGTATCACCTTCAGGACGAAGTCTTGTAA
- a CDS encoding nuclear transport factor 2 family protein: MSAQMDEMVRDEVSVAFLQAFSEAWNNHDIDALMTFMTDDCTFHTAAGPGLQGSSFTGRDAVRESFQQVWKTFPDAAWLNGEHFVCGNRAVSESTFCATKPDGSRIEARMVDVFTLKDGKILVKNAFRKDRPAQVTGENR; encoded by the coding sequence ATGAGCGCACAAATGGATGAAATGGTCAGAGATGAAGTCAGCGTCGCTTTTTTACAGGCGTTCAGCGAGGCGTGGAACAATCATGATATCGACGCGCTGATGACTTTTATGACCGATGACTGCACTTTCCATACCGCGGCCGGTCCTGGTTTGCAGGGGAGTTCGTTTACCGGACGTGATGCGGTGCGGGAGAGTTTCCAGCAGGTCTGGAAAACATTTCCTGATGCAGCCTGGCTCAACGGTGAGCATTTTGTCTGCGGCAATCGGGCAGTCAGTGAGTCGACCTTTTGCGCGACCAAGCCAGACGGCAGTCGCATTGAAGCGCGGATGGTGGATGTGTTCACGCTGAAGGACGGCAAGATACTGGTGAAGAACGCATTCCGCAAGGATCGTCCGGCGCAGGTAACCGGTGAGAATCGCTAA
- a CDS encoding FRG domain-containing protein: MQTSTYIGSVSSYLAVVRELTADSELALFRGQPNRRRALLPPIARHNQPVSTAVERQMLAMFQQYGEFTPKEAHTWDDQASNWHLLSQAQQFGMKTRLMAWSQNPLIALWFACQRGAPEPYVYLFRADGLDEVDFTTDPLAISQTRVFSPIEARPEATAQRSWYSIHPSKVGSDGQVSPQAQGFVPLEQELYGRDRLLEIPLLRAMKSKLLAELATYGINERTVYPGLDGLCQHLNHWLTAKSAGVETDDEKLEVAVNNLPSTVAGKLFGYSGIHPRSLDYQAVASAPTESLTTGHSLSGLRQYRRQYTADFDFD; the protein is encoded by the coding sequence ATGCAAACATCAACCTATATTGGCTCCGTGTCGAGTTATTTGGCAGTGGTTCGTGAATTGACGGCGGACAGTGAGCTGGCTTTGTTTCGCGGCCAGCCGAATCGTCGCAGGGCCTTGCTGCCACCGATTGCCAGGCACAATCAGCCGGTCTCGACGGCGGTCGAGCGTCAGATGTTAGCGATGTTTCAGCAATACGGCGAGTTTACGCCGAAGGAGGCACATACTTGGGATGACCAAGCATCTAACTGGCACCTGTTGTCACAGGCGCAGCAGTTTGGCATGAAGACCCGGTTGATGGCGTGGAGCCAAAACCCGCTGATCGCCCTGTGGTTTGCCTGTCAGCGTGGTGCGCCTGAGCCCTATGTTTATCTGTTTCGTGCGGATGGGCTTGATGAGGTCGACTTCACCACCGATCCGTTGGCGATCAGCCAGACCCGGGTATTTTCACCGATCGAGGCCCGGCCTGAGGCGACCGCGCAGCGGAGCTGGTATTCCATTCATCCGTCTAAGGTTGGCAGTGATGGCCAAGTCTCACCGCAGGCGCAGGGCTTTGTTCCGTTGGAGCAGGAACTTTATGGCCGGGATCGTTTGCTGGAAATCCCGCTGTTACGGGCGATGAAATCGAAGTTGCTGGCGGAGTTGGCTACTTACGGGATCAATGAACGTACTGTGTATCCGGGGTTGGATGGCCTCTGCCAGCACCTCAACCACTGGCTCACCGCCAAGTCAGCTGGTGTCGAAACTGATGATGAAAAGCTTGAGGTGGCGGTGAACAATCTGCCGTCTACCGTGGCTGGCAAGCTGTTCGGCTATTCGGGGATCCATCCCCGGTCTTTGGACTATCAAGCGGTGGCATCAGCCCCGACAGAGAGTCTAACCACCGGCCACTCGTTATCCGGCTTACGCCAGTACCGACGGCAGTACACTGCCGATTTCGATTTTGATTAA
- a CDS encoding YeiH family protein, which translates to MATNTLSQPRNTVGALGQLVPGLMLCMVIAAAASFVSGQYGGPKFLYALLIGMAFHFLADNGKCLPGIEVAAKKLVRIGVALLGVRIAVSDIHAIGTVGVFALAGAVGLTIGFSLLLARVLRLPPMLGLLSGGATGICGISAAMAISATLPQSRDNEHFTLLTAIGVAAFSTAAMVLYPLVVSATGLSTAEAGLFLGGAIHDVAQVVGAGFMISTDVGDAATLAKMFRVAMLMPVVVVLMVLFHQDRVAAGGTGAAKQPLVPGFLMVFVALVIVNSLGWLPSEVITLSSDLSKWCLVISIAALGVKTSFEKLAELGWEPIALLLGNALFIAGYMLSVVFLVRPWTAA; encoded by the coding sequence ATGGCGACAAATACACTCAGTCAACCGCGCAACACCGTTGGTGCGCTGGGGCAGTTGGTACCGGGCCTGATGCTGTGCATGGTGATTGCTGCGGCCGCTTCTTTTGTCTCCGGACAGTATGGTGGACCGAAATTCTTGTACGCCTTACTGATCGGCATGGCGTTTCACTTTCTGGCTGACAACGGGAAATGCTTGCCCGGGATTGAAGTGGCAGCCAAGAAACTGGTGCGGATCGGGGTAGCGTTGCTCGGGGTCCGGATCGCCGTCAGCGATATTCATGCCATTGGCACGGTGGGTGTATTCGCCCTGGCCGGGGCGGTCGGGCTGACAATTGGGTTCAGTTTGCTGCTGGCGCGTGTGCTCCGGTTGCCGCCGATGCTTGGACTGCTCTCCGGTGGTGCGACCGGGATCTGCGGGATTTCCGCCGCGATGGCGATTTCTGCCACCTTGCCCCAGAGCCGCGACAACGAGCACTTTACCCTGCTGACGGCCATTGGCGTGGCGGCATTTTCGACCGCAGCCATGGTGCTGTATCCGCTGGTGGTCTCGGCAACCGGCTTGTCAACAGCGGAAGCCGGGCTGTTTCTCGGCGGGGCGATCCATGATGTCGCGCAGGTGGTCGGGGCTGGATTTATGATTTCCACCGACGTCGGGGATGCCGCGACGCTGGCAAAAATGTTCCGTGTCGCGATGCTGATGCCAGTCGTGGTGGTGCTGATGGTGTTGTTTCATCAGGATCGCGTGGCTGCCGGTGGGACTGGCGCGGCGAAGCAACCGCTGGTACCGGGTTTTCTGATGGTGTTTGTCGCTTTGGTGATTGTGAACAGCCTGGGATGGTTGCCGTCTGAGGTGATTACGCTGAGTTCGGATCTGTCCAAGTGGTGCCTGGTGATTTCGATTGCCGCGCTCGGCGTGAAAACATCGTTCGAAAAGCTGGCGGAGCTGGGCTGGGAGCCAATTGCGCTGCTGCTGGGCAATGCACTGTTTATTGCCGGATACATGCTGTCTGTGGTTTTTCTGGTCCGTCCGTGGACCGCGGCTTAA
- the xsc gene encoding sulfoacetaldehyde acetyltransferase, giving the protein MSEQEARSVVTGPTKMTPSEAFVETMVANGVTDMFGIMGSAFMDAMDIFAPAGIRLIPVVHEQGAAHMADGYSRVSGNHGVVIGQNGPGISNCVTAIAAAYWAHSPVVIVTPETGTNTMGLGGFQECNQLPMFQEFTKYQGHVTHPGRMAEYTGRCFDRAMSEMGPTQLNIPRDYFYGEVTCEIPKPARLDRGPGGEQSLNDAADLLAEAKFPVIISGGGVVMGDAVEACKALAERLGAPVVNSYLHNDSFPASHPLWCGPLGYQGSKAAMKLISQADVVIALGSRLGPFGTLPQHGMDYWPKDAKIIQIDADHKMLGLVKKISVGICGDAKAAAVALSERLAGRTLACDATKDERFTKVQAEKEIWEKELDEWTHERDQFSLDMIDKNAQEKPFSGGEYLHPRQVLRELEKAMPDDVMVSTDIGNINSIANSYLRFEKPRSFFAAMSFGNCGYAFPTIIGAKAAAPHRPAISYAGDGAWGMSLMETMTCVRHNIPVTAVVFHNRQWGAEKKNQVDFYNRRFVAGELDNQSFAEIARAMGAEGITVDRLEDVGPTLQKAIDMQMNEGKTTVIEIMCTQELGDPFRRDALSKPVRYLDKYKDYV; this is encoded by the coding sequence ATGAGTGAGCAAGAAGCACGTAGCGTGGTAACCGGCCCGACCAAGATGACGCCGTCAGAAGCGTTTGTCGAAACCATGGTGGCCAATGGCGTGACGGATATGTTCGGCATTATGGGCTCTGCATTTATGGATGCGATGGATATTTTTGCCCCGGCCGGCATTCGCCTGATCCCGGTGGTCCATGAGCAGGGTGCTGCGCACATGGCAGACGGTTACTCCCGGGTATCCGGGAACCACGGGGTGGTGATTGGACAAAATGGACCGGGGATCAGTAACTGTGTCACCGCGATTGCGGCGGCGTACTGGGCACACAGCCCGGTGGTGATTGTGACCCCGGAAACCGGGACCAATACCATGGGGCTGGGCGGGTTCCAGGAATGTAACCAGTTGCCGATGTTCCAGGAGTTCACCAAGTATCAGGGGCATGTGACTCATCCGGGCCGGATGGCGGAATACACAGGCCGCTGCTTTGACCGTGCGATGAGCGAGATGGGGCCGACCCAGCTCAATATTCCACGTGATTATTTCTACGGTGAAGTGACTTGTGAAATTCCAAAACCGGCGCGTCTGGATCGCGGTCCCGGTGGCGAGCAGAGCCTGAATGATGCTGCTGATTTGCTGGCCGAGGCGAAGTTCCCGGTGATTATTTCCGGTGGCGGCGTGGTGATGGGTGATGCGGTCGAAGCGTGTAAGGCACTGGCGGAGCGTCTGGGCGCACCGGTGGTCAATAGCTACCTGCACAATGACTCTTTCCCGGCCAGCCACCCGTTGTGGTGTGGTCCGCTGGGCTACCAGGGCTCGAAAGCGGCGATGAAGCTGATCTCCCAGGCCGATGTGGTGATTGCGCTGGGTTCACGCCTGGGGCCATTCGGCACGTTGCCGCAGCACGGGATGGATTACTGGCCGAAGGACGCCAAGATCATCCAGATTGATGCCGACCATAAGATGCTGGGTCTGGTGAAGAAAATCTCGGTCGGGATCTGCGGTGACGCCAAGGCGGCTGCGGTAGCGCTGAGTGAGCGTCTTGCAGGCCGCACGCTGGCCTGTGATGCGACCAAAGATGAGCGCTTTACCAAGGTTCAGGCTGAGAAAGAGATCTGGGAGAAAGAGCTGGATGAGTGGACCCACGAACGTGACCAGTTCAGCCTCGACATGATTGATAAAAATGCCCAGGAAAAACCTTTTTCCGGCGGCGAATACCTGCATCCACGTCAGGTGCTGCGCGAGTTGGAGAAAGCGATGCCGGATGATGTCATGGTCTCGACCGATATCGGCAACATTAACTCGATCGCCAACAGCTACCTGCGGTTTGAAAAACCACGCAGCTTCTTTGCGGCGATGAGCTTTGGCAACTGTGGTTATGCCTTCCCGACGATTATCGGCGCCAAGGCCGCGGCACCGCATCGCCCGGCGATTTCCTATGCCGGTGACGGTGCCTGGGGTATGAGCCTGATGGAAACCATGACCTGTGTTCGTCATAACATTCCGGTGACTGCGGTGGTGTTCCACAACCGCCAGTGGGGCGCGGAGAAGAAGAACCAGGTTGACTTCTACAACCGCCGTTTCGTGGCCGGTGAGCTGGATAACCAGAGCTTTGCCGAAATTGCCCGGGCGATGGGCGCGGAAGGGATCACGGTTGACCGTCTGGAAGATGTCGGCCCGACGCTGCAAAAAGCGATTGATATGCAGATGAACGAAGGGAAAACCACGGTGATTGAGATCATGTGTACGCAGGAGCTGGGTGACCCGTTCCGCCGCGACGCACTCTCCAAGCCGGTCCGTTACCTGGATAAATACAAAGACTATGTTTGA
- a CDS encoding AAA family ATPase: MEMAANQPDIEVSVREVFGIDSDLRVPAFSARDDHVPEIDPAYRFNPEVTLAILAGFAQDRRTLIQGMHGTGKSTHIEQVAARLNWPCVRVNLDGHLSRLDLVGKDTITLRNGQQVTEFQEGIIPWSLQRPVALIFDEYDAGRPDVMFVIQRILERDGKFTLLDQNRVIQPHPAFRLFATANTVGLGNLSGLYHGTQVLNHAQIDRWNIVASLNYLPAEEELAIVLARVPEKNSESGRALLRKMIAVAELTRNGFAAGDISTLMSPRTVITWAENCTIFHNPALAFRFSFLNKCDEAERPLIAEYFQRCFDQELEESWAHQMEMSQ; encoded by the coding sequence ATGGAAATGGCAGCGAACCAGCCAGATATTGAAGTGTCCGTACGCGAGGTGTTCGGAATAGACAGCGATCTCCGGGTCCCCGCTTTTTCGGCCCGTGACGATCATGTACCGGAGATTGATCCCGCGTATCGGTTCAATCCAGAAGTGACCCTGGCAATCCTGGCTGGGTTTGCCCAGGATCGCCGAACCCTGATCCAGGGCATGCACGGCACCGGCAAATCCACCCATATCGAACAGGTTGCCGCCCGGCTGAACTGGCCCTGCGTTCGGGTCAACCTGGACGGCCACCTCAGCCGGCTTGATTTAGTCGGGAAAGATACGATTACGCTGCGCAACGGCCAGCAAGTGACCGAATTCCAGGAAGGGATCATTCCCTGGTCACTGCAGCGTCCGGTCGCCCTGATCTTCGATGAATATGATGCCGGACGGCCGGATGTGATGTTTGTGATCCAACGGATCCTGGAGCGGGACGGCAAATTTACCCTGCTGGATCAGAACCGGGTGATCCAGCCCCACCCGGCCTTCCGCTTATTTGCCACCGCCAACACCGTCGGGCTGGGCAACCTGTCCGGGTTATATCACGGTACCCAGGTACTCAATCATGCGCAAATCGACCGCTGGAATATCGTCGCGAGCCTGAACTACCTCCCGGCCGAAGAAGAACTGGCCATCGTGCTGGCCCGGGTGCCGGAAAAAAACAGTGAGTCCGGCCGCGCGCTGCTGCGGAAAATGATTGCGGTGGCAGAGCTGACCCGAAACGGCTTTGCCGCCGGGGATATCTCAACCCTGATGTCGCCGCGCACCGTGATCACCTGGGCAGAAAACTGCACCATCTTCCACAATCCGGCGCTGGCCTTTCGCTTCTCGTTTCTCAACAAATGCGATGAAGCCGAGCGACCGCTGATCGCCGAATATTTCCAGCGCTGTTTTGATCAGGAGCTGGAAGAATCCTGGGCTCATCAAATGGAGATGAGTCAATGA
- a CDS encoding cobaltochelatase CobT-related protein produces MKAHSRQQQKTVELCAASVRAISRQPDLHFRGRQLYRGSTPQPSPAVHLREYDAERPYAASRGRADAIALRLRHSDPQLHQQHAPTAPIARLIFDLLEQCRIEAQAPAHLPGAGANMAANFEHWASHYFHTGLAENHIGNLMLTLILIARARINAAPVPEYAETAIEATRAAIVPVIGHALAKLNACRHDQAAFARPARQLAETICVMIEAELADQQEAGDAEQSDNALAAFPLLLAMEEEGSETEAIATAKTGRSATFSKHHQQYHIYTTEFDQEVAAASLIRPALLTEMRAQLNQQIHQQGLNVRELARKLAAALNPPQQRSWLFGQEEGRIDGRRLSQLVSSPTERRLFYQDHHQPTPDAVVSLLIDCSGSMREHIDQVAIIVDVMVKALGMAGITSEVLGFSTATWNGGRAHQQWLSRGRPAQPGRLNETCHLIFKPAEQGWRQSRKSIAALLKADLFKEGVDGEAVAWACQRLRLRAEGQRYLLVISDGCPMDTATNLTNDSFYLDNHLKAVVTQETHRGEITILGLGVGLDLSPYYPRNLAMAGATAVDNRLMSEIVELFTSSRGKNSGSRR; encoded by the coding sequence ATGAAAGCGCATTCCCGCCAGCAGCAGAAAACCGTCGAGCTCTGTGCCGCCAGCGTCCGGGCCATCAGCCGACAACCGGACCTTCACTTCCGTGGTCGCCAGCTCTATCGGGGCAGCACACCGCAACCGAGTCCGGCGGTTCACCTGCGCGAGTATGACGCTGAGCGCCCGTATGCCGCCAGTCGCGGCCGGGCCGATGCGATTGCCCTGCGCCTGCGCCACTCCGATCCGCAACTGCACCAGCAACACGCGCCGACCGCGCCCATTGCCCGGCTGATTTTCGATCTGCTGGAGCAATGCCGGATTGAAGCGCAGGCACCGGCCCACCTACCGGGTGCTGGTGCCAATATGGCCGCCAATTTCGAACACTGGGCCAGCCACTACTTCCACACCGGACTGGCGGAAAATCATATCGGCAACCTGATGCTGACTCTGATTTTAATCGCCCGCGCCCGGATCAACGCCGCGCCGGTGCCGGAATACGCCGAGACTGCCATTGAAGCGACCCGGGCCGCCATCGTGCCTGTGATTGGCCATGCGCTGGCTAAACTCAACGCCTGCCGTCACGATCAGGCCGCTTTTGCCCGTCCGGCCCGCCAACTGGCAGAAACCATCTGCGTCATGATTGAAGCCGAACTGGCTGACCAGCAAGAAGCCGGAGACGCTGAGCAGTCGGACAACGCCCTGGCCGCATTCCCGCTGTTATTGGCCATGGAAGAAGAAGGCTCTGAAACGGAAGCCATAGCCACAGCCAAAACCGGCCGCAGCGCGACTTTTAGCAAACATCATCAGCAATATCATATTTATACCACCGAGTTTGATCAGGAAGTCGCTGCAGCGTCTCTGATCCGGCCAGCCCTGCTGACCGAAATGAGAGCACAGCTTAATCAACAGATCCACCAGCAGGGGCTCAATGTCCGCGAGCTGGCGCGTAAGCTGGCCGCAGCCCTGAATCCGCCACAACAACGCAGCTGGCTGTTCGGCCAGGAAGAAGGCCGGATCGACGGCAGACGACTGAGCCAACTCGTCAGCTCGCCGACCGAGCGGCGTCTGTTCTACCAGGATCACCACCAGCCGACCCCGGACGCCGTGGTCAGCCTCCTGATCGACTGTTCCGGCTCGATGCGCGAGCATATTGATCAAGTTGCGATCATCGTCGATGTGATGGTCAAAGCGCTGGGAATGGCCGGGATCACCAGTGAAGTCCTGGGGTTCTCGACCGCAACCTGGAATGGTGGCCGGGCCCATCAGCAGTGGCTGAGCCGGGGACGTCCCGCGCAGCCGGGCCGGCTCAATGAAACCTGCCACCTGATTTTCAAACCGGCCGAGCAAGGCTGGCGCCAGAGCCGAAAATCAATCGCTGCGCTGCTCAAAGCTGACTTGTTCAAAGAAGGTGTGGATGGCGAAGCCGTGGCCTGGGCTTGCCAGCGTCTGCGGCTGAGGGCGGAAGGTCAGCGGTATCTGCTAGTGATCTCGGACGGCTGTCCGATGGATACCGCCACCAACTTAACCAATGATTCTTTCTATCTGGATAATCATCTCAAAGCGGTGGTGACGCAGGAAACCCATCGAGGCGAAATCACCATTCTCGGTCTCGGGGTCGGTTTGGATCTCAGCCCTTACTACCCGCGCAACCTGGCGATGGCAGGCGCCACCGCCGTGGATAACCGCCTGATGAGCGAGATCGTCGAGTTGTTCACATCATCTCGGGGAAAAAACTCAGGAAGCCGGCGCTAG
- a CDS encoding sulfite exporter TauE/SafE family protein yields MSTETLLILLAIIMVGTYFQTVTGFGLGIIVVGATSALDLTTVAVIAAVVSLVTLVNCAVALPGAAKQMDWRAVSAVVLGVLPGIGAGVWLLELLSQSATSLLQGLLGGMIVYSAVNFLLRPAQKTVRSGHPSFVVSGFGSGLTGGLFGMAGPPLIYQFYRQPFDLTTIRNMLLISFAFTSALRSLLIGVQGQLSMDIVLLAGIAVPVVMFSTVLARRFPPPLSAAAMRRMVFGLLMLIGLYLIASALAALF; encoded by the coding sequence ATGAGCACAGAAACCTTATTGATTTTGCTCGCCATCATTATGGTCGGCACATACTTTCAGACCGTGACCGGCTTTGGCCTGGGGATCATTGTGGTGGGGGCCACCAGTGCGCTGGATCTGACGACGGTCGCGGTGATTGCTGCAGTGGTGAGCTTAGTCACTTTGGTGAATTGTGCGGTGGCACTGCCGGGCGCAGCGAAGCAGATGGACTGGCGTGCGGTATCAGCCGTGGTGCTGGGTGTGTTACCCGGCATCGGGGCCGGCGTCTGGTTACTGGAGCTGCTCAGCCAATCCGCCACCAGTTTGTTGCAGGGCTTGCTGGGCGGGATGATTGTCTACAGTGCGGTGAATTTTCTGTTGCGCCCGGCGCAGAAAACCGTTCGCTCCGGTCATCCGAGTTTCGTGGTGAGTGGCTTTGGTTCCGGGCTGACCGGCGGGTTGTTCGGCATGGCCGGGCCGCCGCTGATCTATCAGTTTTATCGTCAGCCGTTTGACCTGACAACGATTCGCAATATGTTGCTGATTAGTTTTGCCTTCACGTCTGCCCTCCGCAGCCTGTTGATTGGCGTACAGGGCCAATTGAGCATGGATATTGTGCTGCTGGCCGGGATTGCAGTCCCGGTGGTGATGTTCAGCACCGTGCTGGCCAGGCGGTTTCCGCCGCCGCTCAGTGCGGCAGCGATGCGGCGGATGGTGTTTGGGCTGTTGATGCTGATTGGCCTGTACCTGATTGCGAGCGCGCTGGCGGCGCTGTTTTAG